The Falco biarmicus isolate bFalBia1 chromosome 1, bFalBia1.pri, whole genome shotgun sequence DNA segment CACAGACATTCTTCACATGTGTAAAGAGAGGCAGCCAGAGCCAAAGAATTCCTAGTGCATTCCTGTAAATCTACCCAGCTCAGCTTCAGCCAGAGCTGATGGATTGAAAGcaacttaaaaaagaaaagcacgCTGGGCTCAGTATTAAAGTATGACAGTTAAGGGCCCTTTGGTACAAGTAAATcacatttattatttcaaagcTTGTGGACAGAGTTCCTGAATCTCTACCCAGTTGCTGTTCCATATGAGCATTATGACTTACAAAGAGAAGCTGattgttttctcttcttcattCCTCAGAGTCCTGTCAAAGCTTTTCCACAGCACCTGCCACTGCCTAGGGAAACGAAGACATCGCTCGAAAATCAGCTGTAGTTCTTTGAAGTCTCCTGCCTCAACTCCAACCCAGGGCAAGCTAACTCTGATGCCATCACTGCAGTGTCGTACAAAGGCATTTGGACAAGGCCCAGTGAACAGAAGAGCTGTGTCCCTCACAGTAGTTATGAACAAGGTCCTAGTTATTTAAGCTGGAAGTTCTTGGCAGCTCACATTTCCAGTCCAGGCTtgccttctttcccttccttgaTGGGGGAAAGCAGACTGCTGGATTTAGCTTCCCATGatcaaggaaagaaacatcCCAGCTCCCAGTTACGGTTCAGgctttatatatattttctcttccttcccttccttcattGCAGCGTAACGCGCCAAAACGAAGAGATAGTCGCTCAGTCTGGAAACCAAGGGAAAAAGCAATGAAACCGCTTCTCACACCACGTGTGTTCGTATCCAGCAATGCACAACTACACAGCAAATCACTCTGAGTACAGCACAAGAACTGCAGGTGAAGGAAGGCAGAGACCACGCGAAAAAAGATTTCCAAAATGGCCCTCGTTAAGAAAGCTGACTACtccctcagccctgcagcagtgcctgcaaACATACAGGCCTTGCAAGAATACTTCTCAACAAGCTGCTTGTTGAAACTTCAAACATCTTACTCTAGAAGGGAAGCTTCTTGAGAAGTAAAACCCCACCACTTTATCCCAAGACTAAGGGAACAACATGAGGCACGCTTCAGTAGTATAGAGCAAGGCTTTGGgatttgggttggtttttttttacctgtttaaATATTTGGCCACGTTTGGATCTGCTTCTCCTGCTTGTACTAAAGGAACCAcgctagaaaaagaaaaaaattttagcTTTGTAGTTCTTGAATGCACAAAGGACTGCGATGCACTGGAGCACCAACCTTCACACCGCAACCTCACCTGAAGTCCCCATTCTAACTCTCCACAGCAGGTGTGAACGCTGTTTACTTCCCCAAGGGGAATGTGCGGTGGCTAAATGATGCAACTAATTTTTGTAATGGCTCCCCTCCTCTAAAGGATACTCATTAGTGGGTATCACTCAACAATAGGAGTAGTTTGCAGGATAATggtccttttctgcaggtaAACAGGGACCCTTTTGTTGAGGGCACAGAGCTGTTCCTTGCCTCCTGACTAGTATACAGCTCTTTCTAGCTTTCTTTTGACAAGAAAACACTGACTGTGAttagttttttttaagatcatgCTGCTCCAGTGTATCTTGTCAGAGTAGCGATTCTCACAGCAGAGCACATCCACAAAAACATCTTCCTGCACATCAGCAGCTGCAGTAAAGAATCCCCAGCAACTTAGAACTGCTGATGAGCAGGTTCAGGCTAAGACAAGAGACTTTCCGTGGAAGTGATTTACATAACGAGCAGGCAAGAGTTGGCTTCTATGGACCTTACCAGGGGAGTTTTCATCTCCAACAGAGAAGTGAGACAAGGTAGGTGTGGGCAGTAACATCTTAAGCCACTACAAGCTTCCCTGCCAGTGCCCCAGCTTCCATGTGTGCCAGCCTACAAAATACATTTAGCAAACCAGATAGGAGCTGAACACGTAGATGCATCTCAGTGTAAACCTGTCTGTTCTTTCTGAAGTTCTTAGCTGGAATGACCCAGttcaggggagggaagagagactTGCTTTTTGCTGACTGCACTCCTGGAATTTGGCTAATACAAACATACAAAGCTCAACTCGAGCTCTAGCTGAGTGCAATACAGCTACGGTTGATTGCTCTGACTGCAACAACTTGCTATCATTGCAGCATTCTGATCACCTTTTATCAATTTTATTCTGTTACACTACAGCCAACACTCACCACCTTTCAGCTCTGCGGCAGACAGCTCGGGAAAAATGGAGAGCAGCACTGCTTTTACCTCCTGACTGAAACAACAATGAAACAGCGCATCAATGTCTGCTAACAACAGATACAGCCATCCACCTTATTGTGTAACTGCAGCAAAGCTTATCACATCTCACACAGGCGTACAACTGAGCCCTGTCTTACGGCTAGGCAACTGGGAAGAGGTATCTGAATGCAGTAGGATGGGGAAATTTAACTCAACTGGGtccttctctctgtttttcttttgctgtttgtcCATGCAAATAACGGTCTCAGAACCTGTTTTCCCACAGCAAGTGGTAGAGCAGGTTCACCCCAACAAAGAGAGCCTTCCCTAGTCAGCAAAAGGCATAAGCAGTACCTACTGGCAAGATGAAAGCTCTGAGTGGAGGAAGCTGCTCAGAGTAACTGTCAATccactgctccagctccagaaCCGGCTTCTCACTAAAATACGTTCGTTCTacagagggaaaagaggaatcaactaaaagaaatgcagaagtgaTTTGGTCTGCTGTCATATTTCTTGGATCAGTAAGCCCTAAGGAAGCATCCCCAAAAAATCCTCCTGCtacagcagggctggctcccCATTCAGCAGCTGAGGATGGGTGTCAGTGTTGGGGCAGCACCTCAGACCAGCTTGTATCGCTTGAGTCACAGGAACGCAGCAGCCTGTGGGGCCGTGCGTGACTTCATTCAGCACCCAGACACGCACTGCGGAGCAGCCCTCGGGTAGCTCTACCTACCACATACTGGAACAACCTCCCCATTGCCAGTCTAGAAAGATAGCTGTGATTCAAGAAACGTTATCCCAGGAAAGATACTGTGGGGCTTACTTAAATGAGCCCCTCTGGCTGAGGAGAGAGGTGTCGCGATGTTGGAGCCCACATCCTGCAGCATACACTGGACCTAGATGTGGCAATCAGGACAAAAATAAGAAGCGCTTTCATTAACCAGCCTTTGATGCTCCGGTAGAACTGCAGTAAGATCTGGGAGGCGACAGCTGGTTGTGCTGATTAAAGAAGATCCTACCCTTGTTGTTCAtcatcccccagcctgctggcagggGGGATCAGATAAGTGCTCCCTAATTGCTTTATGAGAAGCCAGATTAGCACATGTACTTGTTTTCACTGGCACATTAAACCACCCTGGCTGACTTTGCAGAAAGCAGGCTGGGGAGTGCTCACATAATCCCTTTGCTGGTAGGACACCAAACCAGTAAcctctggaagaaaagcagtgacAAACAGCTGCAGACAGCACTGGCTTGATGTCACATCCACTTCCAAAATGGGCATCTCTCCATAGTCTGGGATACTTAAAGAGACTGTCTggtaaagctttttaaaatctctgatTATAgctccttctgctttcttgtgcacagcacagctaaTTACCAAAATTCACAGACTGCCACAGTGGAACACATCACCCGCCTTCGTGCCCACGTGGTTACTTTGCCCCGACTTCAAATCTGAGGCTATGGGACAAGACTTGTGTCCATAACCATGTATAGTAACAGGTCTGAATAAACCTAGTGATACGTTTGTCTGCCCCAAACTAATTACCTGTTCTACCAGTTTACTTCTTGGttaaagaaatttatttaaGAGTGCAATCAAGGGTCAGagtcttaaatatttctttcaataCTAAATTTATTAAATTCCTGCGTGTCAGCGGGAACATTGTGTCTAAATGTTAAAGAGTTTAAGAATACATTTCAATAGCACAGATGTGACTACAGTGGGTGAGGATTATCATTAATACTCACTTTGTGAAGCTGCTCAACAAACGTGTGGCCCTTTTCACTACTAAATTCACCAGCAAgcctatgttaaaaaaaaaaaaaaaaaaaaaagaaaagaagagttagctgaaaattaaaaaaatgaccATGACTGTATATGTGTTTTTCCTAAGGAAATTTGGCCACTCCTGGCTGTCAGTGCCACCCTCCAGAGAAACCCGGGCACAGCGTATCCTGATGGGTGCTGGGAGCGCGGTTCTGAACAGAGGTGCTGCCCCAAGACCCCCCgcagcagggggctggggtgtgTCCCCAGGCCCTtgggcacggggagggggggagagcGGTGCGGCCTGCCCGGGGCCAGGGCTCCCGCAGAGCACGGCAGGCCACGGCTGGGCCTCCACggcgggccgggctgcggggacAGGGGGTTACCCGATGGCCGAGCTCAGCTCATCCGTGGCTCCCAGGGCCTCGAAGATCTGGTCGCCCTTCGGCCTCCGCTCGCCGGTGAAGGTGCTGGAGAAGCCTTTGGGAAGGGCCCGGGGGCGGCGCTCAGAGACCAGGACCGGCCAGCGGAGCCACTGGGGTCGGGCCGGGCTTCTGCCCGAGGTCCCCCCCTCGCCGCCCCCGGGCGCTACCTGCGTCTCCCGTCCTCGTGTAGATCTTCGGGGCCCGGTCGCTgcgggggccgcgggcgggggggtCGCCGTCGGGGCTGTGGGGGCACAGGTCGTGAGAGGAAGCACCGGGCCCTCCCCCGCCGGGCCCCCGGCCCATCCCGGCGCTCACCTACCTGCCCGCCCCGCTGTGCTGCcaccgccgccccgccgccagcagcccccgcagccccccgcctgCCGCCCGCCGCAACATCCCTCCCGGCCGCCGtagccgccgccgccgccgccgccccctgACCCTCGGCGGCCGCCGTCCCTCCCTTCGCCCCCGCTCGCTGTCACCCCAGCGCCGCACCACTCCGCACCGCCGCCTTGCCATTGGCCTTTCCGATGTCCCGCCCTCGCAAGGATCCCGACTATTGGTTCGAGGGTAAGGAGGGTGGGGCAGAGCGCGGCTCCCATTGGCGAGCGGGGCTGTCAGTCCGCGTGGTTGGAGTTAGGCGGCTgaggcggcggtggcggcggcttTGCGGGCGATGTGGGAGCGGAGCCTGCTGCTGTCGGCCCCGGGGAAGGTGATCCTCCATGGGGAGCACGCCGTGGTGCACGGCAAGGTAAGGAGCCTGCCGCCGGCTCCCGGGGCTCCGGCCCGGCTCCCCTGGCTCCGGCTCGGCTCCCCTCAGCTCCCCTGACGCCGCTCCTCCTTGTCCGTAGGTGGCCTTGGCCGTGGCGCTGGACCTGAGGACCTTCCTCCGCCTGCGGCCCTGCGGTGAGGGCCGGGTCCGCGTCCGCCTGCCCGGCGTCGGCGTCGTGAGGAGCTGGGAGACCCCCCGCCTGCAGGCCCTGCGGAGGGGGTTTGCAGGCAAGCGCTGAGAGGAGGAAGCCGCTGCCCCTGTGTCTGTGGGGCTCCCGGGCCTGCTCGGTGCCCTCTGGCTGCGCTGGGGCCCCTGTGGGTGCCCCGCTGGAACCCCGCAGCGTTGGTTGTTGCCCCTGCAGAGCGTCGCTGGGCCGTCTCTCTGACCACGCGCAGTGTGTGTTTCACTACTGAGTCCCTGCACGCTGCCGGCTCAGGCACGCACGCTCCCTTCCCTGTGCCTCTTGTGACCTGCCTGATGCTCTGGGACCCAAGAGTGGCCcttgccctggctgtgtcctcctGGTTCAGGTTCCTAAGGGCTTGTTCTAGTACTGCTGTGGCTCAGGCAGTGCTGTAATACATACAGGAGCCAGCCGGGGACCACATCCAGGTGTATTACCAAATCTGGTCTGAGTTGAGAGCTCTTGGGGAAGGCAGGGATACAGGGCCTGTTTTCCTGCCCCTTTGCCAGCCCTCACTGGAACTTTTGCAGCATCTTATGCTGGGTGCGGTCCCTGACTGGTGGTTGTGCTGTTTCCCTCCAGAGCAGCTGGCATTAACTCGTGGTCCTCATGAGCACCGTTTCCTTAGCAGAAGACAGAACAAAGTCTGCTGAGTCGGAGCATTGGTAACCTCTCTCGGCACTGACCAAAAGTTCTCTtatgctctgcctgctcctggccaTTTGGAGTCCAGACTTGTGTGAAACACAGCAGAATATCCCTTCTGGTGATGGATGGGTGCACTGGGAAGTGTAGGCAAGGAGGCAGTTGCTATAATACAACTTAGGTGTGAAACGTAGAAACACTGGGTTTTCGGAGTGACTGGTggagattttgcttttattttatcatGAATCCTTAGGTAGAAGGTTTGTAGGTGAAATCTGAAATTGGCTCAGTCTGTTTCTGCCCACTGTAACAGGAGATGTTGTTCTTCTATATACTACTTTCAAGTTTAACAGTTTCCTGGTTTCTAAGTGTTAAATTTTTCCCTGCTTGCTTCCATAGCTGACTTTGATGAATCTAAGTCCCCCAGCGTAGAACAGCTGGATACACTGAAAGAGTTTGCTGGAATCGCTGCTGGAGCCTCAGCTCCCGAGAGCCTTGCTACTCTTGCCTTTCTTTATATGTGCCTGGCTATTTCGGCTAAGTATGGGTAAGGCTATCTTCCTGCCCCAAAATAAATATGTTATCTCGAGTGTTGTTCACCATTAATTGCTTCTACAAGGTCacaggaagaaatgaaatctttgaggcaaaataagaaattacaAGGAATCTCACTTTATTTAGGTTCTGAGTGCCTCAGAAGACACTCTTCAGAGCTGAGCTGTTTGGTGGCTGGGGTGCCCCAaggaggtgggctgggaatCATCTGCTCTCATTTAGGCATCTGGCTTTGAGGTGCTTAAGTTGAAGCAGTTCATCCTGTTGTTCCTGCACAGTCAACAGAAGCAGGCACAGacatccctccctccagcagACAGCTCATTTCATCCTGGCTCAGGTTaggaaaactgctgcagaaatgagCTGTGAATTCATTGTCTGAGCTAAGTCTGATTGCTCCTGTGGGCTGAATCTCCCTAAAAATAGGAGAACTTGGGGTAAACGCAGCTCAGAGCTGTTCCAGTTTCTAAACTTGACCAATACTGTTGATGATACCAGTGGAAGTTACTGGACAGGTGCTTGGGGCGATGTCGGATACAGCGCTGCTTGCTATTTAAAACCAAGTAGAACCTGATTTCAATATTCATAGCAAAGAAATCAAAGGTTAAAGAATTACCATGTGTAGCTGcattgtgttttgctttgcagtctCTGAGTTGCTTGGTGATAGCACTGGGGCTGTCATCAACCTGCTCCAAAAACATCAGTTCGTAGTCAGTGTCACTCACCAGCCAGTGAAAAGGTCCTGGGTTTGATACTGGGGTCTGTAACACAACCCAGATGCATTCGGTGGAGAAAAGGGGCACGTGGGCACAGATATGTGCGTCTTTAATCTTCCCCATCAGCTTGTCGCTCCAGTGGGATGTAACTGCAATTATGGATTTGGGATATTTATGCTtcatttagaaatacatttaaaatcgTGTTTACAACAATCTTTGAAGGGTCTCTTTATGGTGCTGCTCAAGTATTTGGTTACTAAGTGCCCCTGCTAGCAGCTTGACAAGCTGTGCTAATCATAGATCCAATTCAGCAAGGCTTTGTTCTAGTACAATAGCTTAGCAAGGCTACTCAGCTGCGCTAACTGAGCACTCGTGAAGCCCGTGTGCCTCCGATGTGATGCGTATGCATGTGCTGATGTTGCCAGTTTTTGGCTAGCTTTTCCTGCGATCAGCCCTAATTGGCATCTTTTGCCTTTGAAATGTTGTCTCAAGACGGAATTCAAGGTCGTTGTGTTAGATCCTGTATGTTTGTGTTTCAGAGATGTTCCGAGCGTGGACATACTGGTGTGGTCTGAGCTGCCCACGGGAGCTGGGCTGGGTTCAAGTGCCGCCTATGCTGTTTGCTTGGCAGCGGCCCTGCTGACAGTGTGCGGAGCCATCTCGTGCCCTCTGAAGGAGGGAGAGTCCACAGCCAGGTAACGCACTGAGGAAGTGTTCCTGCTTTGATTGCATGGCCTGCGGCggctctgctgtgctctctGTCTTTCCTTCTAGCTGCAGAAATTCTGGTGCTGGCACCTCTCTTGATCTCTCTAGCCGACTCCTGGGCTGTGGCCGCAGCAGCGGCCCTCTGAGCCCagctcctttcctttcctctcctatCGCTGTCGTGtgttcccagcagcagagacGTGCCCTGTCGCAGGGCTCTGACCTGTGAATCATGTGTTTACAATTTGCTTCTCCTGGTAAAAGCAACTGGATGCAGAGACTTCATAAAACTTCCACCCTTTCACTTGTCTAGTGTAAGACagatatactttttttttttaaaaaaaaagcgcTTTATTTTGccaagcaaaaaacccacacatacTCTGatgtggcattttttttaacctctatTTCCTCTCTGTCCCTGAGCATCTTCCAGTTTTTGCTTTGAGTCCTCAAGGAGTTGATCCTTTCTGGGGTTTGTGCATTttcatgatgatttttttttctgcgtGTGGTACATTTCCTGCTGATCTCCTGCCTGAGCTTCCCCTTTATCAGTGGCTGGTGAAAGGGagtttctttcctcctgccaTTGGGTTGCTTTCCCGTGGAGTTCAGTCTTGAAAAACTGGTTTGCTCTGCTGTGTCTAAGTAGGCTCTGCTTAAAGATGCGTatcacagctggagcagcagaacCCTCTATTGTGTGCTTCGTGCCAGGTGCAACCTTTTATGGTTGGCTTCTGTGGTTTTTGTGGGGGTCTAAAAGTGAGACAGCAAGAGGGAGTAGCTCTGTTCTGCTGCAAAACCCAGTTTTGCAGCCTGACCCAGAAACACGTTCTTGGAGTGGAGCAGTTTGTACACCCTGCTCAGGCAAATCTCCCAAATAGTCACACAGCACGAGAAATAAAAGGCCAGTTCCAAACCAGGCAATGAGCAGTGAGGATGTCTTCATTCCCTGCTCGTACTTCTTAGCTTCAGCTTGAATAcagtgtaacttttttttttttcttccagctggcATGCAGAGGGTAAGTGAGAGATGGGGGTGTCAGACTTCAGAAGGTTTTTGCTTAACGTCGCAAGAAAAGAACAGCGTGATATAATGACTCCTGTGTAGAGAAGAATCGCAGCCTCTCAAAGAGGATTAAAAACAAGTGGTTTACAGCAAACTGCGCTTCTATTTTGAGTAGCGGCGGTGTGAGCTGTTTTTCTGAATGCTTCACAGATTAAATATTGGCAAGTGAAATGAAAGGTGTGTGGAGATGGATAAAGACATTCAGCTGAGGCCCAGGGAAGCGGGGGAGTTAAAGGAAGCAGCTTCCAGGTAGCTCTCAGACCTTCTGTCTTGCCTTAGTAGTGGTCAGTGACCATTCTCATTATTTCATATAAGACTATGTGATGCTTTCCAAAAATCCATGTTTGTGCCTCTGCTCCGTCACGTAATACCTGTTCTGGGCCCTGTATTCTAAAAACCTGTCGAATGCACGTTCTCGCTGCACCAAGCACCAGCTCTGATCTCTGTGGAGCATCCCCAATGCTGGGGTATCCGATGCTACCATACATTAGGCCATTTGAACGGTGGCTTGGAACACGCGCTGTGTGTCTGGACCGCAGAGCAATCCGAGCGGTGTGGCAGGGGAGGATCAGAGATGTGTATTTGTGTGCCTGTGCCAGTCTAAATTTGTTACAGCAAGGAGGGGGAGGGCTGGCTGGCTCCCTGTGGGTGTTGAGCTTCCCTTGCAGTGACAGGGTTTGAGAGAGTCCTTCAGTGTGGAAGTGAGTGGGTTTGAAATAGACTGGTGAGTTCTGAAGGTGGGTGCACGGGTGCATGCCTTGCAGGCCCAAAGCAGTGGCGTGTTGAGAGGCGCTGGGAGAGAAATCGCTGTGGTGGAATTGCAGTCAACGTTGCAGCCAGCAATTAGACTAGACAGTTGGACTAGAtcatctccagaggtcccttccaaccctgaccattctgtgaatTGCTTTGTAACTGGCAGCTCTGCGTTTGCTTTTTGTATTGCTACAGCCCATTAATTAGCATGTTCACTTGGGGGTCTCAACCCTTGCTGAGTCTGACCAGCACCAAACTCTTTGTGCTAGCATTTAAACTCTCAAAGCACTTACCAATTTATGTGGCTGCTTTTAAGACAACAAAGAtctgggtttgtgtttttagCATAACACCTTCTGGATCTGCATTTGGTTCCCTTCTGTGCTCTAAGTGCCAGCACCCGGTGCAGCTTGGAAGTGTTTGGAGTTAATCCCTAAAAATGAAAGTTCTTTGCTAGAGGTGGTGTGGTTAGAACTGATTTACTTCTGACCCAGTTTGTGAGGTTTCTGCAGCTGAGCGGCTGGCAATTAGAGGCTGTATTTGCACGTGTGAAATGCAACTTTTACTATGCTTTTCTCACATGGTGCCTTCTGCATCTACAAATACATCATCCTGCCTGTTGGTGAGCAGGATTTCAGGCCAAGATGTGTGGTAACACACAGTGTCGGGGGGGCGGGAATGGGTCTGGACTTGCATTCAGTTAAATTTGATCTTCTCTAGGCCAGGGCTAGGATCTCCTCCCTGAATCTGTTCCCTCCCTCGCTGCtggcctgcagcaggagcactgGGTAGTGGTTGTACCCTCCATGCTGTATCAGTCCGAGGAGCAGTGCCAGTTCCCCTCTCAGGGCTGAATGTGTTTCTACGTGTTGCCATGCAGAGAAGTGCCGAGGGCCAGTTAGGCGCTGTACACAGCAGTGCCCACTCTCCACTGAAAGAGTGCAGTGCACAGAGGGGAtgtgcagtgctggggctcTTCCTACAGCAACTGGGTACCTTGTATGGTTCCTGCCGCTTTTGTATCTCCTGTGGCTTCTGATGCTTCTCTCTGTCACTCTGCGTGTGCTGATTTTGGTTGTGTATTGGAGtaattttcttgcctttcaggTGGACAGAAGAAGAGCTGACTTTGATTAACAGCTGGGCCTTCCAAGGGGAACGGGTGATCCATGGCAATCCGTCGGGTGTGGATAATGCTGTTGGTACctggggtatgtgtgtgtgcttgctgctccctggcacTGAATATGGGTGCTGAGGAGAGTGTTTCCATTCTGCACTGCAGACTGCGCATCAGCTGTGGCATCTGCTCACCGGTTTCCCAGAAGCTGCAATTCTGCAGACGATAAGGCTCGGTTGGGGTTGCTGCAGGTCGCTGAACGGAGCAGGTTGCCTCACTGTGCTGAGGTACATAGAGCAAAGGGACCAGAAACTCCCAAATTCAGGTCCCCATTTTGACCTGAGTAGGGGGACTCGATCCCTGTCCTGGTTTGCCCCATctgtgagctgggactggagcCAGCTGGGGTGTTGGGGACTGGCTGCAGTAACACCAGAGATCGTCCCCCAGGCAGGTGCTGTGGAGCAGAGACCCTGCTGCAAATAACTGATACTTAAACATTCTGGCATGAACAAAGAAACCTAATCCTGTCCCAAGGATAATGCAGTAGAAAATGCAGTTGGACAGCTGTCATTTAGTTTCAATTAACAGAGACTTCCAAGTGTTTTGGAAGTGTCCTTGGAGACTTTTAATAATCTTTCTAATGAGACCTAATCGCAGTGCCTCTGTATAAGTAGGAGCCAAGTGAGACATTCCTTCTGGACAATGAAATTCCATACTGAAGGACAGCTGCTGACGTGAGTGCACACGTTCAGTCCAGTCTGAAACCTGTATGCTTGGCTCTGCCCCAGGGCATCACTGCttgattctctttttttttttttcagtaaagatTTAACGGTGGCCAAAgtctttgccttttaaaaaatatttaatgtgatCCCAGAGTAGAGGAGAGCAAAGGGAAAGGCACTGGGTTAACTATGTCCGGCCAGACCCTCTCATTAAGTCAGCAGGGTTAGGCAGATTCATGCTGTCTGAGAACATGGTTCATTTAGTTAGTGTTTCTTGCAATTACTGTCATATGCTCTGGGTGAGGTTCTAAAGATGAAAGACCTTCTGTCTCTTACGACACTGTGTTATCCCTCTGCTTGCTGTGTACTGAGACAATGCATGTATTTTACTTTAGGTGGAGCCCTGAGATACCAATCAGGAAAAATCACACCATTAAAGAGGTAATAGTcgagtttaaaaataacacttaCATATGGTGGGTGGAATATGTCAAAGAGGCATTGGGTGGATGTTGTAGGGCATGAGATTGATGGGGGATC contains these protein-coding regions:
- the MMAB gene encoding corrinoid adenosyltransferase MMAB isoform X1; this encodes MGAALCPTLLTLEPIVGILARAGHRKGQWQGGGAEWCGAGVTASGGEGRDGGRRGPDGDPPARGPRSDRAPKIYTRTGDAGFSSTFTGERRPKGDQIFEALGATDELSSAIGLAGEFSSEKGHTFVEQLHKVQCMLQDVGSNIATPLSSARGAHLKRTYFSEKPVLELEQWIDSYSEQLPPLRAFILPSGGKSSAALHFSRAVCRRAERCVVPLVQAGEADPNVAKYLNRLSDYLFVLARYAAMKEGKEEKIYIKPEP
- the MMAB gene encoding corrinoid adenosyltransferase MMAB isoform X2; this translates as MLRRAAGGGLRGLLAAGRRWQHSGAGSPDGDPPARGPRSDRAPKIYTRTGDAGFSSTFTGERRPKGDQIFEALGATDELSSAIGLAGEFSSEKGHTFVEQLHKVQCMLQDVGSNIATPLSSARGAHLKRTYFSEKPVLELEQWIDSYSEQLPPLRAFILPSGGKSSAALHFSRAVCRRAERCVVPLVQAGEADPNVAKYLNRLSDYLFVLARYAAMKEGKEEKIYIKPEP
- the MVK gene encoding mevalonate kinase isoform X1: MWERSLLLSAPGKVILHGEHAVVHGKVALAVALDLRTFLRLRPCGEGRVRVRLPGVGVVRSWETPRLQALRRGFAADFDESKSPSVEQLDTLKEFAGIAAGASAPESLATLAFLYMCLAISAKYGDVPSVDILVWSELPTGAGLGSSAAYAVCLAAALLTVCGAISCPLKEGESTARWTEEELTLINSWAFQGERVIHGNPSGVDNAVGTWGGALRYQSGKITPLKRVPMLKILLTNTKVPRSTKVLVAGAKQKILKFPAIMDPVLDSIDAISQECQSVLEAMPENPSPEYYPVLEELFDINQHHLNVIGAGHPSLDRLCRVTASHGLHSKLTGAGGGGCGITLLRPDTSPLTVEAAKRDLCACGFECWETNIGAPGVTLHSSSSLNAKVLHALLES
- the MVK gene encoding mevalonate kinase isoform X2, with the protein product MWERSLLLSAPGKVILHGEHAVVHGKVALAVALDLRTFLRLRPCGEGRVRVRLPGVGVVRSWETPRLQALRRGFAADFDESKSPSVEQLDTLKEFAGIAAGASAPESLATLAFLYMCLAISAKYGDVPSVDILVWSELPTGAGLGSSAAYAVCLAAALLTVCGAISCPLKEGESTARWTEEELTLINSWAFQGERVIHGNPSGVDNAVGTWGGALRYQSGKITPLKRVPMLKILLTNTKVPRSTKVLVAGAKQKILKFPAIMDPVLDSIDAISQECQSVLEAMPENPSPEYYPVLEELFDINQHHLNVIGAGHPSLDRLCRVTASHGLHSKLTGAGGGGCGITLLRPVA